The DNA segment TGCTTGGGGAAAATCTGTATCCGGTACAGGCCGTCCCGGCTTAGCCAGCGGTCCTTGATTTCGTCCGGAATACCGGATGGAGTGATTTCTTGAGCTTGAAACCCGGTCAGTAGCTGATTCATCACCGTCGGTAGGGTACCCAGCAACGAGGTCTGGATTTTCTCGACAAAAACGCCGCGATCCGGCGGGAAACGCGCATCCAGTTCAGTCAGTACGTCCTGCAATTGCTGTTTAAACGCGCGTAGCGATTGAATTTCGGTTGGATTGGTTTTCTTCGGCAAGTTGGCGTCGATGGCCGCGATCATTCGGATGATACTGGGCTTGGGATCCGAGCCGGTTTTCAGTTGCGGAAACGATTGGCTCTGCGGTCCCAGGGTCAGCATCATGTCGTCTATGATCATCAGTTTGCTGTCCTGATCCTCGGGCACGAAATCGAACAGACTGACGGTTTTATCCACGGTTTTTAAGCCACCGAGTTTTTTCCGCATGGCCTGGGCTTCGTTGGCGTTTTTGGCCAACACCGTCAGTGTCATCGGCGAGGTGTCTCGGGTTTTCATCAACTCCTTAAAAGCAATCACCGATTCCGTGTGCGGGTCGCGCAAGTTGAGCGGGTTGAAATCGGTTTTGATTTGAAAAACAAAAAATAGGGCGACGAGGGTCGCCAACACCGTTGCCAAGGTGATCGGTTTGGCGTAATGCAGGGTAACCGAGGCTAGTAATAATGAAATTTTCGAGGCGCCGGGGTGTTGCCCTTGTTGCAGTTGATGAATGGGCGGGGTAGGGATGATTTTCAGTAGTACCGGCAACACGGTCAAGGTGACAAACAAACAGATGAACAAGCTGGTGCCGGCCAGCAGGCCCAATTCCGAGATGCCTTGATAATCGGTGGGAATAAAGGCGAACAGACCGATAGAGGTTGTACCTGCGCACAAAATCAGCGAGGGGCTGGTATCCAAAATGGCCGAACGGATGGCCTTGCCCTTGTCCTTGCCGTGCAAATCAAGATTATCTCTATAGCGCAGGCAAAAATGGATCGCATATTCCACCCCCAAACCGATATTGGATACGGCGAACGCCACCGAAATCAGGTTCAATTCCTTCACCGCCACGGAGGCGAACAAACCGCAAAATATCATGCCCAGGCTCAATGTCAGCAGGGTTGCCAGCATCAACAGCCAGGAGCGGTAGGCGATCAGCAGAATGCCGCATACCAGGATCAGCGAAAATATACTGGCGGTAAAGGTGCCTTCGCTCATGCCTGCCATTTCGTCGTGTTCCAAGCCGACTTCGCCGGTAATCCAAATTTTTACCTGCGGCAGGTTAGGGTCTTGTATTTTATTGACCGCGTTGCGAATCGCGTTAATGGCCGGTTCCACCGGCAGGATCCGGCTGAAATCGAATTTAGGGGTGACGAAAATAAAAGCCTTATCGGATTGTTCCTCGCTGATGTTGTTTTCGGCAATCAGTTTTTGCCAGGACAGCAAATCGGTTTCGCCGTTGAGGGTTTTATGCAGCGATTGGCTGACCTTGTCGATCAGCGAGGTCAGATCGATCGGTACTTCCTCGGTTTTGCTTTCCGCATTCAGCGCATCTTCGAAAATCGAAAAAAATCCGTTCAGGCTGGGGTCTTGCGAGATGCGGCCGATAAACGGTTGGGCCTGAGCCAGCGTGACGGAAAAATCCTGCAGCTTGTCGGTATCCAGGTATAGCAGGCCGTTACGATGAAAAAAGGCATTTTCGTCGGGACGATAGACCTTGGTGAAATGCTCGGTATCGGCCCGTAGCTCCCGCCCCAAACGCTGCGCGGCGGCCTTGGTCAATTCCGGGCTGGAAGAGTCGATTACTACCAGCAGCGTGTGTATGTCCTGGCCGAAGGCTTTTTCAAACTTGCGCCGATTCTGCTGAAAAGCGGCGTCGGGCGCGATCAGTTCGGCGGTGTCGGTGTTGATGCTAAGATGTTTGCCGGTGTATTCGGTGGAAAAATACGCTAACACGGCGGCCGTCACCAGTAATAAGACCGGCGAATACAAAAGCCAGTTGCTCCAGCGGAAAGCCAGGTTGCGTAAACGATTTTCTATCATGCCTAAGCGCCCGCCACGGTGCTGATCAGATAGAGGGTGTAACCGGTATAGGCGGCAACCAACAGGCTGCCTTCCAAACGATTGATATTGCCGTTGCCGTTACGGGCATAGCCCATCGCAAACAGGGCTAGCGTCAATATCGCCATAACCGGCCAATCGCGGTTGATGATTTCATCCGGGATAGACATCGGATGAATCACGCCCGCCACGCCGACTACCGCCAAGGTATTGAATAGGTTGGAGCCGATAATATTGCCGACGGCCAGATCGTGTTCGCCCTTGCGGGCGGCGGCTATCGATGAGGCCAGTTCCGGCAGCGAGGTGCCGATGGCGACTATGGTCAGGCCAATGACCAAATCGCTGACCCCCAGATCCTGGGCAATCGATACCGCGCCCCAAACCAGCATGCGCGAGCTGACCACCAGGAACACCAGGCCGGCGATCAGATAAATCCAGGCTTGAAATTCGGACATGGCATGTTGTTCCAGTTCTACTTCCATCTCCTGTTCGAATTCGTCGGCACTGGGTTTTTTCATGCCTTGCACCGTCATCCAGGCCATCACGGCTACGAACACGCCCAGTTCGATAGCCGCATCCAGACGCGACAAGTCGCCGTCATAGAGTTGCACTATAGCCAGCAAGGTCACAACAAACAGGATGGGTAATTCCTTTTTTATCACTTGGGAATGTACCGAAATCGGGCTGATCAACGCCGTGATGCCCAATATCAAGGCGATATTGGTAATGTTGGAGCCGTAGGCATTACCCAAGGCAATGCCGGGATTGCCCTGTAAAGCGGAAAGCGCCGAAACCGACAATTCCGGGGCCGAGGTGCCGAAACCGACCACCACCATGCCGATCAACAGGGGGGACATACCCAGATGGCGGGCGATGGCGGCCGCGCCTTCGACAAACAAGTCGGCACTCCAGACCAGAATGATCAAACCGAGAACTATCATCAACAGTGGCAGAGCCATAAAGCACCTATAAACAAAAAATCAAAAACAATCCGGAATATTGCCGCGGGGGAGTCATCGTGGGGGCAATTGGCTTAATCAACCGTCCACTGTACTAATCCGCTATAGGCGCTGGCGATCACCACCACGCCAAACAGGATCCGGTACCAGGCAAAAATGATGAAATCGTGATGGCTGATGTAACGCAGCAAACCCTTGACCGCAATCAAGGCGCTGATGAAGGCGGCGATCAAGCCGACGGCAAACGAGGCCAGATCGCTTTCGACATGCAATATATCCCGATGCTTATATAAGTCGTACAGACTGGCGACGGTCAGGGTCGGAATCGCCAGGAAAAACGAGAACTCGGTGGACGCCTTGCGCGACAGGCCGAATAGCAGGCCGCCGATTATGGTGGAGCCGGAGCGCGATGTGCCGGGGATGAGCGCAAAAGCTTGGGCAATGCCAAGTTTGAACGCATCCAGCATGCTCAAATCGTCTACATGATGCACGCGTATCTTATGTTCGCGTTTTTCCGCCCAGATGATCACGAAGGCGCCGATGATAAAGGCCAATGCTACCGGAATCGGTTTGAACAACAAGGCTTTGAGTTGTTTGCCGAACAGCAAGCCCAAACTGGCCAGCGGGATGAAGGCAATCGCCAGATTCAGTACAAACTTTTGCGCTTGCCGGTCGCTGGTCAGGCCGGATAGCACCGAAGCGATCTTGGCCCGGTATTCCCAGCAAATCGCCAGAATCGCTCCGACCTGAATCACGATGGTGAACAGTTTGGCTTTGTCGTCGTTAAAGTCGAGCAGGTCGCCGGCCAGGATCAAATGTCCGGTGCTGGAGATGGGTAGAAACTCGGTCAGGCCTTCGACTACACCCAGAATCAGGGATTTAATCAGTAATTCAATGTCCATATCGTCAGGCTCCGTACCGAATCGGCACGCGGGTAAAAATCGGCATGTTGATCAGGTCGTTATTTAAGAAAAAGGTTGCTGAGGCAGGGCTAAAAGCCATGCAAACGGGGCGGGATTATAGTCGAAATCTCTATTGTTTCGTAACTTTAAGACCCGATCAGCAGGGGCGAGCTTGGCTGATGGGTGCCGGTTGGAATCAATTTTTAACTCGATTCGAGTTGTTGCAATATATCTACCGCATTTTGGCCTTCAATGATCGATTGTCGTGTCGTCATAAATTTCCTACTTGTTGTTGGTTTGATTGGGAGTTGCTTGGATATTGGTCGATGAAGTACGTCAAATCCCGCAATAAGGATGGCAAATCCCCGGCTTGGATTTCTGGGTGAAGGCGATCTAAACCTGCTTTTATGCCTGTAGGTTATGGATTACAAGGCTTTAGGAAAATGGCATAAATTTTGATTGATTAAAGTGTAACAGTATTACTACGTTTGAATATTGTTAGGGATGACTAGATGGCGGTTTGTCACGGCGATTTAAAAAACAACGCATCAACGCCGGGCAAATCCAGAAGCATCCATCGCCAAGCCTGCTGTGAAGCGGGTTCGGAAAGTCGCGGGTCTTGCGCAAATACAGCAAGACGGCCGGATTGCTCCCAGGTGATAGGGGTGCGGCATTTGCCGCATATCACGCACTTTCTTCAACGACATCAAGAATGGATTGATTTATGAATATGAATTTTCAATTGACCGCCATTGTTGCCTTATTGGCAGTCAGCGGTATCTCTCAAGCGGCTTTAACAACTTCCAGTGCGTCCGCTAGCTTCAATGGTTCGGCAAATGTCAGTGCTTCGGTTACGTCAAAAACCTCTGCCAGTGCCACCAATAATGGCGCGAGTGTTGCCAATGTTTCATTGGGACAATTTAATGCGGCTACCGGGGTTTTGACGGGTGTTGACCTGCAATTGACCTCGAATCGCCAGCAAATTATCGATGGTTATGGTTATAAAAATAATGGCCCGGGAAGAGACGCAAGCGGCAGCGGCAGCAGTACTGCAACCATGGCGGCGATCGGCGCTGCCGCCAATTTTGCAACCGCTATTAGCCAAGCCGGTGGCGCTTGCTCGTTAGCACATGGGCCAACGGGATTTACCGAATGCAGTTGGGGGTCGAATTCTGCTTCGGCGGTCGCCACCAATGCAACTGCAAGCGTGGCGAGTTCCAATCTAGATGATTACGTGGGTAGCGGCTCCGTCAACGCGGCACTGTCTCTGCCTACATTGGCCGTCACAACCACGTTAAGCAGAGCCCAAGGTCAAACCAGTGGTTCTCAGACCAATTACACGGTTGAATGGTCTGGCGACTTACAGGCTAATTACAGTTATTTGTTGCATGCAATGGCTTCGTTCGACGTCAGTTCGGCATCCAATTCCTTGACCCTCGACTTCGGCAATGTTGCCCAAAACAGTATCGCTTCATTGAATTTCGGTTTGTTCAATCTGGCCAATGCCGACCGTATCGGTCTGGACCTGGATAGCGTCAATGGCAGTGGCGATATCGGCGCGTTCGATACCGGTCTATCCATATTTGCCGATCTGGCCCAAGGTGGCAGCCAATCCTTCATCGCCAATCTGTTGACCGCCAACACCGGCGCTTTCAGCGCGCAATATCTGCTGAACCTGTCCGATGCGGATTTGGGCGCCAGCAGTACCCGCCAAAACTATCAATTGACCTTGAATCTGACCGGCAATGTCGTGGCCGCCGCCGCGCCAGTACCTCTGCCCGCCGCAGTCTGGATGTTCGGCGCCGGATTGGTGGGTATGATGGGTTCTGTGAAGCGTCGGAAACAGTAAATGACCCATTCGACGGTAGGATTTAACCCTGGTCACCCAGGGTTTGTATGGATGCGCGAGTCATCGATTAGGGGATAAGTAGCGCCCCGATATGGATTTGGGGCCGGTTTTTTAGCCGCGACCAAGACTTGGCCATGGTTTACCACTCTCGGCGATATCACGTGGGAGAATGAGTAGCAGGGGAGGTTTGTTAACCAAATCCTTAACGCCGTTGCCAGCCGGACGGCGTCTGTACATAATGCCCAGGACCGGCCTGATCGATGACTTTCTGTGCGGTCAGGCGGGCCACTTCGTCGGCCGGTACGCCGTTTTTGGTGGCGATGCGTTGGTATTCGGCCAGGCGCTGGGCGTTGATGCTATCCACCAGGGCTTTGACATCGGCTGGTGCGTTCGGGTCGACCAATCCTAGAAGGCCGTTCATTTGCTCGCCTACTTGTCCGGCGGCTTTGCTCTGGGCCAGATCGGCGGCGGCGGCCGGCATGGCGGACAAACACAAACCCAGCAATAAGGTCGCCAGCATGATTACGAAACTTTTGTTTTTCATCGATCGCTCCTTTAAAACAAGCCTTTTTTGTTGGTAATCAGATCGTCTACATCTTTCTCCACTTTCAAACGGATTTCGTGGTCGATTTTGACGTTCATATTGATTTCGATGGGTTTGTCCGGCGCTTCCAGCCTGACGGATGGCGAGCATCCGGACAGGTAAAAAGCGCTCAAAAGCATGCCCGCGCTATGTGCTGTACTCCACTTCATTGATTTCTCCGTTCCGCCGTCGGCGGCATGGGTTGATGATTGCTTATTGCGGCTTGGCGGGTTTCTTGGGTTGCCCACCGTTTTTTACCTGATCCAGGACCGGCTGATCGAAATTGCCCGCCAAAATGCCTTTTTGTAGTAGTTCCGGTAACTGACCGCTCAGATTCAGGTTGAAAGCGATGGGATGCCCCGATAACACTTGCGGATTTTTACCTTCCAGGCGCAAGCCGATTCGATATTCACCATTGGGCCGGTAATTCACCTTAGCTTGTAGGCTATGGTACAGCATATTGCGTAAGGCATTGAAGGCGATACTTTCGTCGTCCGTAGCCGGCCCTTGGTAACGTAACACGCCGGGTTCGGTAGCTGTGAGTTCACCCTCGCTGACCTCGATAGTGTCCGGCCCCAGTCTTAAAGGCAGCTTACCGCTGATGGTGCCGGTGCCGGACAGGGCCGGATAATTAAAACTGTCCAACAGTTGCGACAAATCGATGTTGTGCACGCCAAGGGTTAAATTTACTGGCAGCTGATCGATATTCACGATTTGCGGCAGGACTTCGAGCCTACCGCCAAATAGCGGCAAAGTCGCCCGTTCCAGGGTCAATAGGTTTTGCTGATAGCGGGCCTTGACCATCAGATCGCGTACCGTTGTCTTTTCTCCCAATGCCAGCTTGGCTACTTCCATTGATAACGTCATGGATAAATGGGCCAAATCCTGGATATCCAGTTGGATATGGCCCTCATCCGCCCGAATGGCGCCAACACTCAGGCCTAACTGGTAAGCTGTCAGATACGCTGAACCGGTCGGTGCGGATTGCGGCCGCCAACCCAAATGCAGCGTACCCATCAGATGGCCGGTGGAAAAACGCCAGTCATTCATGGTTTCCGGCAACCACGGCCTGGCAAGTTCGATAGCCTCGCTAGCGCTTAGATCCAAATGCCCGTCCAAGTCGAGTCGTGTAGTCGCCGTATTCAGGGCTAAATCGGCGCTGGATAAATAGCCTCCATCCCGTGTCAACATCAGCCGGCCATGCAGGTGTTCCAGTTTGTCATGCGATTCGGCGCTTAGGCTTAATTTGATCGCCGTGATGTTGGGATTTGCCTGAACGGCCGATGATGCCGCCATGTTTTGTTTCAGTTGGGCCGGCATCAAACTGGAAGTGGTTAGCCATTTAAGCAGCAAGCCGGCATCGGCGCTTAGATGGGCACGATGCTCGAGTTGATCCAGCTGTTGGTAATTCAGTTCGAAAATATTGCCGCCCGCGGCCTGCTCGACCTGCAATTTTACACCGCGCAAGTCGGGTGCCAGTTCGAGCCGTATCGTTTGTTGCGTATCCTGGAATATGGCCCGAATAGGCTTTTCCGGGGCAAAATCAAGCTCGGCGCTGCCGTTAAAAACAATGGCTCCTTGAGGTGTTTCGATTTGTAGATCCAGGCTGTCGATGGTTATCCGCTGCAATGGGATTAACGCCACTGTCGAAGTGGGTTGATCGTTTCCGGCCGCTTGATCGCTTGGTTGATAGGCAAATCGTAATTGTGCCTGGGCTACCCGAATGCTGTCGAGTTTGGAAGCTCTAAGATTGTAATTGGCCCAGACCTCTTGCAGCCGAACCGTTGCCGGTCCGGCAGCTGTGTTCAGGCCAAATTGGATATGCTCCAGGCGGGCTTGGTCGAAATCGAAGCCTATGCCCGACGCGACGGGTTCCAATAAGGGCAGCCGTTGCAGCAGTTGCCGCACTCCCCATTGCATCAGCATGCCGCGTCCCCACCAAATCCCCAGGCCGGCAACCAGTAACACCGATAGAAAAACCGCAAACAAACGCAGTCTTGAGCTAGGAATGCGGCGTTGGTCAGACACAGGTTACTCGGCTTCCCGGATCAAACGTCTGAGTTCTTCGCACGGATTTCATTGTATGCTGTTAAATTTTCACCAGTTGTCCGGTTGCGGCCGATTCCAGTGCGGCCACGATTATCCGGCAATTTCCGCGGGCATCGTCCAGCGACAATCGCGGCTCTTTGCCTCGCAGCACGCAGTCACTGAAATGTTCGATTTCCAAATTAAAATGATTCGAGGCCGGCAGGCGTTCCTCGCACTGGCGACCGTCTTCGGTCCACCAGGAAATGACCGGCACGTCGCCCGGTAATTGCCAGACCACATGGCATTTCAAACCGCCCTGAGTGCCGACGATTTCGTATTCGCAGCGGCGGGCGCGTTCGAAGCTGAAATCGAATTGGGCGAATCTGCCGTCGCCATAATCCAGTATGCCGCTGGTGGAAACATCCGCCCCGCTTTCCACGAACTTGGCCATAGCGGTAACCGCCAACGGCATCTGATCGAAAAACATTCCGAGCGAATGAATCGCGTAACAACCGATGTCCCACATCGCGCCGCCGCCGCGTTCGACATTCTCGGCCAACCGGTACATGCGCGCCGGCCGCATCATGAACGAATAGCTTGCCCGCACCGAACGGATTTCACCAATTAGGCCTGAATTTAATATCTCCATCACCCGCGCATGCTGGGGATGAAAGCGGTACATAAAGCCTTCCATCACCGTGACTTTGTAACGGCGGGCGGCGGTTTCGATGGCGTCGATGTCGGTCACGGTCAAGGCCATCGGTTTTTCGACCAGCACATGTTTACGATGGGCGATGGCGCGCAAGGCCCATTCAGCGTGTTCGCCATTGGCCATCGGCAGATAAACCGCTTGTATATCCGGGTTGGTCAGCAGCGCATCGGGATCGTCGTAAGCATGGATGCCGGGATGGCAGGGGGCGTATTTCTTCAGGGTTTCCGCCGCCGCGCCGGGCCGGCGGCTGGCAATTGCCACCAGTTCGGCGTTTGACGCTTCCACAATGGCCGGCAACAACCGTTCGTTGACGCGTGCCGCGCCCAAAATACCCCAGCGTAATTTGGCTTGATGGTTCATGACGGTAATCTCCTGCTTGTTATAAGAATTGTCCAGCTGAGTTTGCAACCTTGTTTGGATCGAGTCAAACCTAAACGCTAGAGTTGTCGTATCGCATGTTTGAAAGAAGGCATGATAAAGGTGGCGGAGTGGGCGCGGGGGCTGGCGCTAGGCATTAGCCAGCGGTTTAGCCACGCGGGATGAGGCGGGCACCAATGGTGAATTTTCCGCAATCGGGAACGTAACTTGTTGGGGGTAAGTTGTTTTTGAGAAAGCTTGTGCCCATTGCCGATGCCAAAACTCTCGTTGTTCGAGCGGAGTCGAGGCAAGCAGTTGACGTCGACTACTTCGGCTTCGCTCGGCACAATTCTGCTCAGTCAACGACAGTTTTTTTCGATGGGGTAAATTCATTGGCATAAATCACTTTAAGTTGTGCCGAATTGAGTTCGCCAATTTTGGCCTGAGCCAGTAATTGTTTGATCTTGGGATGTGCCAACGCTTGTGTTAGCCGCTGCCAAGCTAACTCGTCTTTCGGTAAGCCGAAACGCAAGCTGGCGGGGGTGGTGAATAAGCGCGTCAGGATGCCCTGTTGCGCCAGCAAGTCATGCAGAATGACGGCGGTATCGGTTTTCAACCATTGGAATAAGTCACAGCCACCCTGGGGCGGCCAGCCGCTGTCGGCCAGCAAATTCCCAAGGCGTTGGCCTTGCTGTTTCAATGCAGCCGCTGCGTGCCGCTGCCAGTCCGTGTCGGATAGTGCTTGGGTCGCCACGTACCGTCCCGGATGGCTGATGGGCCACGGTCCCAGCTGTTCCGCAAGGTATTGCAATAACTCTTGCTCGGCAATCACAAAACCGCAGCGTATGCCGGCCAGGCCAAAAAATTTACCTATCGAGCGCAATACGATCAATCCCGGCCTGACCGGTAATGGCGATAAGCTGTGTTCCGACGTGCCGTCCATGAAGGCTTCATCGACGATCAACCAGCCGCCCCGAACACTCAATTGCGCATGCCACTGCAGCAATTGCCGGCGCCGCCAGCGCTGCCCGGTGGGATTATTGGGATTGATCACGATCAGCACGTCCAGATCGTCCAATTGCCCGGTAATGTTGGCCGCATCGACAATCACCAGCTGGTGGCCGGCTTTGCGCCAGCTCTCGGCATGCTCGGCGTAGGCCGGATGCAACACGCCGACCCGGCAAGCCTGTCTTAACAACGGTAGAGTTTGAATCGCGGCCTGAGAGCCCGCTACCGCCAGCAGGGACGGATTTTGATAGTAGGCTTGGGCCGCGGCTAACAAGCCGTCATCGTCTTCGGGTAAGCGCTGCCAATATTCGGCGGGCACGGGCGGTACCGGCCAGCCATTGGGGTTGATGCCTGTCGACAAATCCAGCCAGTTGGACAGTGGAATGCCGTATCGGTTTGCGGCTTGCCGTAGGCGTCCGCCGTGCTCAAGCAAGCAAATCTCCCAGGCCGATCACAATCAGCCATAAAAATAATGTGCGGTACATCAGTGCGCAGGCTCGGGCAATGTCGGCGTCTTCCGGAACTTGGTCGCCGCCGAACCAAGGTTTTTGCTTGATTCGACCGTGATAAACGGCCGGGCCGCCCAGTTGCAGATTCAATGCGCCACCACCGGCGGTCATTACCGGGCCCGCGTTGGGGCTGTCCAATAGGTGTGCCTGGGTGCGCCAGGCGGTTAAGGCCTTGGCGGTATGGCCCAGCAAGACATAGCTGAGCGCGGTCAAGCGGGCCGGAATCCAGTTCAACAGATCATCTAAACGGGCCGCCGCCCAGCCGAAGTGCCGGTAACGCGCATTTTTGTAACCCCACATCGCATCCAGGGTATTGCCGAGCCGGTACAACAGGGCGCCGATTGGACCCAGTAATATAAACCAGAACAGCGGCGCGAAAACCGCGTCAGCGCCGTTTTCCAGCACCGATTCTATGCTTGCGCGCCGCGTATCGTCCGCAGTCATGTGTTCGGTCTGGCGGCTGACGATGTAACCGACCCTTTGCCGAGCCAACGGCAAGTTTCCATCATCCAACGCATCGAATACGGCAATGGCGTGTTGTTCCAAACTACGGGCGGCGATGCAGAAATACAGAATGGCGACGCTGATTACGGCCTGCGGCACCGATAAGCGGGGAAGTAATGGCAGCCAAATCAGGCATGGTATTAGCGCGCATAGCAAGGCGGCGATACCGGCGGTTCGTTGCCGGTTTTCCGAATCAGCCGGCTTGAGCAGTCGATGTTCCAGATAGCCGGCCCAGCGGCCGAACTTGACCAGCGGATGATAAGTGGCGCGCGGCTCGCCCAGCCAATGGTCGAGCAATAGCGCCAGAACGACAGTCAGGGTAAGTGTCATGCGGTGCGAGAGTCTAGCGAGCGGCCGAGTTGGGGATTGGGTTGAGAATATCCGGGGCGAATCAATCGCCCCGGATCCAATGGTCGCGCGGACTTAAACCGCTGCGCGAGTGATTTTGCCGGCTAGCAAGGCCTTGGCCGCCGCAATCAAACCGAAAATCGCCACGCCATAGATTACCGTCGAAGTCAGATAAGACGGATAGTACATCGCGACGCGTTCGATATATTGGGCCCATGAACCGTTGGGATAACGGCCCGACAGCCAATAAAAACTGCCGTTGGAAAACAGAAACGCCAGCGAGGTGGAAACCACCAGCGCGGCAAATTGTTGAGCCGCGTTAAGCAAACTTAAACGATCGAACTGCCGGCACCATTTGCCGCCTAGCCACATCGAGCCGTAACTGGCGATCAGAAACACATAGGCTTTGGATACGCAATAATCGCTGACGCCGAGCTTGGTGATGGCCAGGTAATCGATCAGGCCGGCTTCCAATAGCAGC comes from the Methylomonas sp. LL1 genome and includes:
- the cbiB gene encoding adenosylcobinamide-phosphate synthase CbiB, with translation MTLTLTVVLALLLDHWLGEPRATYHPLVKFGRWAGYLEHRLLKPADSENRQRTAGIAALLCALIPCLIWLPLLPRLSVPQAVISVAILYFCIAARSLEQHAIAVFDALDDGNLPLARQRVGYIVSRQTEHMTADDTRRASIESVLENGADAVFAPLFWFILLGPIGALLYRLGNTLDAMWGYKNARYRHFGWAAARLDDLLNWIPARLTALSYVLLGHTAKALTAWRTQAHLLDSPNAGPVMTAGGGALNLQLGGPAVYHGRIKQKPWFGGDQVPEDADIARACALMYRTLFLWLIVIGLGDLLA